The Rhodopirellula halodulae DNA segment TGAAGCTGGATCCCGGGATGAAAACCATCTTGGAGAAAGAACCCGGACTGAAGACCACGTTGCAGCAAATCGAGAAGTCATTTGGTGATGGGGCCATCATGCCCTTGGGTGCTTCTCAGAAGCTGACGATCGACTGCATCTCAACAGGCAGTCTCAGCCTCGACATGGCACTCGGTGGACAGGGCATCCCTCGCGGTCGGATCATCGAAGTGTTCGGTCCCGAGTCGTCCGGTAAAACGACGCTGGCACTCCACATTGGTGCGGAGGCCCAAAAGGCCGGCGGCATCGCAGCCATCATCGATGCCGAGCACGCGTTCGATCCGAGTTGGGCGAAGAAGCTCGGCGTGGAACTGGACAGCTTGCTGGTCAGCCAACCGGGCAGCGGCGAAGAAGCGATGCAGATCTGTGAGATGCTGGTCAAATCCAATGCGGTCGACGTCATTATCGTTGACTCGGTCGCGGCTTTGGTTCCCAAGGCGGAACTCGAAGGCGAGATTGGCGACAGCCACGTGGGCCTGCAAGCTCGCTTGATGAGCCAATCGATGAGGAAGCTGACCGGTGCGATCGCGAAAAGCAAATCGGCCGTGATTTTCATCAACCAAATTCGCGAAAAGGTCGGCGTGATGTTCGGTAGCCCGGAAACCACACCCGGCGGTCGGGCACTCAAGTTCTATTGCTCGTGCCGAATCGATGTGCGTCGGATCGGCAGCTTGAAAGATGGTGAGGAACAAGTCGGTCAACGCGTCAAAGCAAAGATCGTGAAGAACAAGGTCGCGCCCCCGTTCCGCATCGCCGAGTTCGACATGATGCACTCCAACGGCATCAGTTACGAAGGCGACTTGTTGGATCTGGGAACCGAGAACAAAGTCATCAACCGCAGTGGTTCTTGGTTCAAGTACGGCGACACTTATCTGGGACAAGGCAAGGAGAAGGCGCGTAACTTCTTGATCGAGAACCCCGATGTCTCCGATGAGATCAAACAAAAGGTCTTGTCCGCGGGAGGATTCATCGCCCCGCTGGAACCCGAAGCAGAAGAGACTGCGGAAGAAACCGAAGCCGTCGCCAACAGCTGACCCGCGCATCGGGTTGGTCGTGAAGTCAGCTGACCGCGAATCGAACGGATCGCCTCAAGGAAACTTGGGACGATCCGTTTTTTTGTGCCTGC contains these protein-coding regions:
- the recA gene encoding recombinase RecA, translated to MAKKPRTATAAQAKGVKLDPGMKTILEKEPGLKTTLQQIEKSFGDGAIMPLGASQKLTIDCISTGSLSLDMALGGQGIPRGRIIEVFGPESSGKTTLALHIGAEAQKAGGIAAIIDAEHAFDPSWAKKLGVELDSLLVSQPGSGEEAMQICEMLVKSNAVDVIIVDSVAALVPKAELEGEIGDSHVGLQARLMSQSMRKLTGAIAKSKSAVIFINQIREKVGVMFGSPETTPGGRALKFYCSCRIDVRRIGSLKDGEEQVGQRVKAKIVKNKVAPPFRIAEFDMMHSNGISYEGDLLDLGTENKVINRSGSWFKYGDTYLGQGKEKARNFLIENPDVSDEIKQKVLSAGGFIAPLEPEAEETAEETEAVANS